A section of the Methanococcus vannielii SB genome encodes:
- a CDS encoding TrkH family potassium uptake protein has protein sequence MKIFKKNDILGILHELGILISTIGLIMIMPSFIAIYFNEPFYYFLYPSIFFIIFGFLLNRVTKPISIKLKHAMVISALAWLTASFIGAIPFYFGIPYFGYIDGVFESMSAWTTTGFTIINDVEVLPKSIQIWRSLEQWIGGVGVLAMVISILSKAGASAYYRAEAREEKIMPSTLGTIKKIWHIYLLYTILGICLLYLSGLDLWTTLNVILCGISTGGMSISNAGFPYNNFAKIIIIAIMYLGGVVSFSVHHNVLTGRKVNDIQTKISIPILFFSAFVISITSGVDPLDSLFTVVSAMTSTGFLTTSTSNLTNISIALLIFIMAVGGATGTTTGGIKLVRLYIMIKGFYYRLKEAVSPSNSIISKKIGNNILEDSLILDAFLISFGYMLHYIFSALSLIALGYDPYLSIFEAVSLVANIGLSVGIVSHSMHPIAKILGIFSMWVGRLEIIPIYVLIILPLYMRLKSVKKDKNFKEIESYK, from the coding sequence ATGAAAATTTTTAAAAAAAATGACATCCTTGGGATTTTACATGAGCTAGGGATATTAATTTCAACAATTGGCCTTATAATGATAATGCCTTCATTTATAGCAATATACTTTAATGAACCATTTTATTATTTTTTGTATCCTTCAATCTTCTTTATAATTTTCGGTTTTTTATTGAATCGGGTTACAAAACCGATTTCAATTAAATTAAAGCATGCAATGGTTATTTCAGCATTGGCATGGCTTACAGCATCATTTATTGGTGCAATTCCGTTCTACTTTGGAATACCTTATTTTGGTTATATTGACGGCGTTTTTGAAAGTATGTCTGCATGGACCACAACTGGATTTACCATTATTAATGACGTAGAAGTTCTTCCAAAATCAATTCAAATATGGCGGAGCCTTGAACAGTGGATAGGGGGAGTTGGAGTACTTGCAATGGTTATATCAATTCTTTCAAAAGCGGGAGCTTCTGCATACTACCGTGCGGAGGCAAGGGAAGAAAAGATAATGCCGAGCACACTTGGTACCATTAAAAAAATATGGCATATTTATTTATTATATACAATACTTGGAATATGCTTATTATATTTAAGTGGCTTAGATTTATGGACTACTTTAAATGTTATTCTTTGTGGCATTTCAACTGGTGGAATGAGCATAAGTAATGCAGGTTTTCCATATAATAACTTTGCAAAAATAATAATAATAGCAATAATGTATCTTGGAGGCGTTGTTTCTTTTTCGGTACACCATAACGTTCTTACTGGGAGAAAAGTTAATGACATCCAAACAAAAATTTCAATTCCAATACTATTTTTTTCAGCATTTGTAATTTCAATAACTTCTGGAGTTGATCCATTAGATTCCCTATTTACCGTAGTTTCTGCAATGACGAGTACTGGATTTTTAACTACGAGCACTTCAAATCTTACAAACATTTCAATTGCACTTTTAATATTTATAATGGCCGTAGGGGGGGCAACAGGTACTACTACGGGAGGCATTAAGTTAGTACGTCTATATATAATGATAAAAGGATTTTATTACCGATTAAAAGAAGCAGTTTCACCAAGTAATTCCATAATTTCCAAAAAAATTGGAAATAATATTCTTGAAGATTCTTTAATTTTAGATGCATTTTTGATAAGTTTTGGCTATATGTTACACTACATTTTTTCAGCATTAAGTTTAATTGCACTTGGTTATGATCCGTATTTGTCAATATTTGAGGCGGTGTCTCTTGTAGCAAACATAGGGCTTTCTGTTGGCATAGTAAGTCATTCAATGCATCCAATTGCAAAAATCCTTGGTATTTTCTCAATGTGGGTTGGAAGGCTTGAAATTATTCCAATATATGTCTTAATAATCTTACCGCTTTATATGAGGTTAAAAAGCGTGAAAAAAGATAAGAACTTTAAAGAAATCGAAAGTTATAAATAA
- a CDS encoding preprotein translocase subunit Sec61beta — protein MAKNSDAGLSTSAGLVRYMDEDVSKIKVAPEKVIGITVSIIIIEAVLNYGILL, from the coding sequence ATGGCTAAAAATTCAGATGCAGGACTAAGTACAAGTGCCGGCCTTGTAAGATACATGGATGAGGATGTCTCAAAAATAAAAGTAGCTCCAGAAAAAGTTATCGGAATAACTGTATCAATAATAATAATTGAAGCTGTTTTGAACTATGGAATTTTATTATAA
- a CDS encoding PFL family protein, with amino-acid sequence MYVPEEIIETVRMIEYQHLDIRTTTLGVNLKDCADKDLDLLKENIYDKITSLGGNLVETAEKVSQKYGIPIVNKRISVTPIGLIIGSTLKGLNEEESVDACVEVGITLDKIAKDVGVDFIGGYSALVHKRATPEEKMLIRSIPKLMTKTDKVCASVNVATTKSGINMYAVKKMGEIIKETSECTKDAIGCAKIVVFCNAPEDNPFMAGAFHGPGEGDAVINAGVSGPGVVRAVVEKLKGKDIGTISEEIKKTAFKITRMGELVGREVANELNVDFGIVDLSLAPTPAPGDSIANILEAMGLERCGTHGTTAALALLNDAVKKGGAMASSYVGGLSGAFIPVSEDAGMIEAVEVGALNLSKLEAMTCVCSVGLDMIAIPGKTPASTVSAIIADEMAIGMINKKTTAVRLIPVPGKDVGEYVEYGGLLGTAPIMEVFEFSSEEFINRGGRIPAPIQSLTN; translated from the coding sequence ATGTATGTTCCAGAAGAAATTATTGAAACAGTTAGAATGATAGAATACCAACATCTTGATATAAGAACTACCACACTTGGGGTAAACTTAAAGGATTGTGCAGATAAGGACTTAGACCTACTAAAAGAAAATATTTATGATAAAATTACATCACTTGGTGGTAATTTAGTTGAAACTGCAGAAAAAGTATCTCAAAAATATGGTATACCTATTGTAAACAAGAGGATTTCTGTAACTCCCATTGGACTAATTATTGGGAGTACTTTAAAAGGATTAAATGAAGAAGAATCAGTAGATGCATGTGTTGAAGTTGGAATAACATTGGATAAAATTGCAAAAGATGTGGGCGTGGATTTCATTGGCGGATACTCCGCATTGGTCCATAAAAGAGCAACCCCTGAAGAAAAAATGTTAATACGGTCAATTCCAAAATTAATGACGAAAACGGATAAAGTTTGTGCTTCAGTCAATGTTGCAACGACAAAATCTGGAATAAACATGTACGCAGTTAAAAAAATGGGAGAAATAATTAAAGAAACCTCAGAATGTACAAAAGATGCAATAGGTTGTGCAAAAATCGTTGTATTCTGTAACGCTCCTGAAGACAATCCATTTATGGCAGGGGCGTTTCATGGCCCCGGTGAAGGAGATGCAGTAATTAATGCCGGAGTTTCCGGGCCAGGAGTTGTTAGGGCAGTTGTTGAAAAATTAAAGGGAAAGGATATTGGAACAATTAGTGAAGAAATTAAAAAAACTGCATTTAAAATCACCAGAATGGGTGAACTTGTCGGAAGAGAAGTTGCAAATGAATTAAATGTAGATTTTGGAATTGTTGACCTCTCTCTTGCACCCACTCCTGCCCCCGGAGACAGCATTGCAAATATTTTAGAAGCAATGGGTCTTGAAAGATGCGGAACTCATGGAACTACTGCTGCACTTGCACTTTTAAATGATGCCGTTAAAAAAGGAGGAGCAATGGCTTCAAGTTATGTAGGGGGACTTAGTGGTGCGTTTATTCCAGTTAGTGAAGATGCAGGGATGATTGAAGCGGTAGAAGTTGGTGCCTTAAATTTATCAAAATTAGAAGCCATGACTTGTGTTTGTTCAGTAGGTCTCGATATGATTGCAATCCCTGGAAAAACCCCTGCTTCAACAGTATCTGCAATTATAGCTGATGAAATGGCAATTGGAATGATAAATAAAAAAACCACCGCTGTAAGACTTATTCCCGTACCTGGAAAAGATGTTGGAGAATACGTCGAATACGGCGGACTTTTAGGAACTGCACCAATAATGGAAGTATTTGAATTTTCTTCTGAAGAGTTTATTAATCGGGGTGGAAGAATACCTGCTCCAATTCAGTCACTTACAAACTAA
- a CDS encoding transcription factor S, translating to MVEFCPKCNNIMLPKNGKLKCVVCKHEEDIGDANKSYELKEKIETKKQEVTVIENIDTMPITRIECPSCGNMEAFWWLQQTRCADEPETRFYKCKKCSHTWREYD from the coding sequence ATGGTCGAATTTTGTCCAAAGTGTAACAATATCATGCTTCCAAAAAATGGAAAGTTAAAATGTGTTGTATGCAAACACGAAGAAGATATTGGTGATGCAAACAAATCCTACGAACTAAAAGAAAAAATAGAAACAAAAAAGCAGGAAGTAACGGTTATTGAAAATATCGATACAATGCCTATAACAAGAATAGAATGTCCTTCCTGTGGAAACATGGAAGCTTTCTGGTGGTTACAGCAGACAAGATGTGCAGATGAACCAGAAACTCGATTTTACAAGTGTAAAAAATGTAGTCACACCTGGAGAGAATATGATTAA
- a CDS encoding 2-phosphoglycerate kinase — protein sequence MTFEEITNKILVKDKDYEMPFSKGLLTRSLTAAGMKPSESYILAREIERDLTDQGLRKISKDELRRRVYYALINRDYEDIAEKYLLWRRVLKKHSIIILVGGASGVGTSTIAFELASRLGIPSVIGTDSIREVMRRSISKDLVPMLYESSYTAWKALRHSSAEEYDTKEMHLLGFERHVEPVLIGIESIIDRSLTEGMSVILEGTHIVPGLLGEKYHSMQNVIILNLTLSSEEIHKQRFVARAKVSDRPLERYLSNFEIIKEINEYIVKKSRENKVPVIENVSISETVQKCLEIVTDRFVDLNEESEADSEIY from the coding sequence ATGACATTTGAAGAAATAACTAATAAAATACTTGTAAAAGATAAAGACTATGAAATGCCGTTTTCAAAAGGTCTTTTAACGAGGTCCCTGACTGCTGCAGGAATGAAACCTAGCGAGTCGTATATTTTAGCGAGAGAAATTGAGCGAGATTTAACAGATCAGGGTTTAAGAAAGATTTCAAAAGATGAATTAAGACGAAGAGTATATTATGCGTTAATAAATCGGGATTACGAAGATATTGCAGAAAAGTATCTTCTTTGGAGAAGGGTTTTAAAAAAACACTCAATAATAATTCTTGTCGGCGGTGCAAGTGGTGTTGGAACATCGACGATTGCATTTGAACTTGCATCAAGACTAGGTATTCCAAGTGTTATTGGTACTGACTCAATACGGGAAGTAATGAGGCGAAGCATTTCAAAAGATTTAGTTCCAATGCTTTATGAATCATCCTATACTGCGTGGAAAGCATTAAGGCACTCTTCAGCTGAAGAATATGATACAAAAGAAATGCACTTATTGGGATTTGAACGGCATGTTGAACCAGTTTTAATTGGAATCGAAAGTATTATTGATAGAAGTTTAACCGAGGGTATGAGCGTAATCTTAGAAGGTACCCACATAGTTCCGGGGCTTCTTGGTGAGAAGTATCATTCAATGCAAAACGTTATTATTTTAAATCTTACACTAAGTTCCGAAGAAATACATAAACAACGGTTTGTAGCACGTGCAAAGGTTAGTGATAGGCCTCTTGAACGGTATTTAAGTAATTTTGAAATAATAAAAGAGATAAATGAATATATCGTTAAAAAATCACGAGAAAATAAAGTTCCAGTTATAGAAAACGTTTCAATTAGTGAAACAGTTCAAAAGTGTTTGGAAATAGTTACAGATAGGTTTGTTGACTTAAACGAAGAATCTGAAGCCGATTCTGAGATATACTAA